The region AGAACGCCAAGAACGAAAACGTCCTTCTTGGGAGAGGTCTGGTCGATTTCCTTCAGGTATTCGAAGCATTGGCAGATATAAAATATGAAGGGGCATATACTTTTGAAACACAGAGAGGAAAAGATCCCGCACGCACGGCAGCATTCAATATGGAGCTAGTAAAATATTATCATTCAGAAGGGTTTAAGTGATGAGTTTTTCAAAAGTATTATTCGTTGGTCTGGGTGGGGCAGGGCAACGCCATCTTCGAATAATTCGCGAACTATTGCCGTCTAACGTAGCGTATTTAGCATACAGACAGACAGGGGCTACACCTCTTCTTCGACAAGATTTTTCAGTCGATGAACAAAATACCGTAGAAAAGCAATACGGTCTGAAGACATTTGATAGTCTTGAGTCCGCATTTGCTGAAGGACCAGATCTAACAGTTATC is a window of Nitrospinota bacterium DNA encoding:
- a CDS encoding Gfo/Idh/MocA family oxidoreductase, with product MSFSKVLFVGLGGAGQRHLRIIRELLPSNVAYLAYRQTGATPLLRQDFSVDEQNTVEKQYGLKTFDSLESAFAEGPDLTVISTPTSYHRKPMMMAVDSGSGVFVEKPWAESLEGFADFRDGIIAKDLPFMISFQRRFHPLIARARKAVVSGAIGMPIAATFT